The bacterium DNA segment CAGGTGCTTGACGGCCATCTCCAGGTAGCGGACGCCGCCGTGGAGCAGCTTGGTGCTGCGGCTGCTGGTGCCCTCGGAAAAGTCGTTCTTTTCCACGAGGGCGACTTTAAGACCCCGGCTGGCCGCGTCCAGGGCGACGCCGCAGCCGGTGGCGCCCCCCCCGATCACTACCATGTCGAAGGCCTGGCCTGTCTTGAGCCTGGGCAGGATTTCTTCTCTTCTCATGGGATTTCCCTTCATTTCGTCAGGTG contains these protein-coding regions:
- a CDS encoding FAD-dependent oxidoreductase, whose amino-acid sequence is MRREEILPRLKTGQAFDMVVIGGGATGCGVALDAASRGLKVALVEKNDFSEGTSSRSTKLLHGGVRYLEMAVKHL